In Paractinoplanes brasiliensis, the following proteins share a genomic window:
- a CDS encoding ribonuclease Z has protein sequence MRELVLLGTASQVPTRLRNHNGYLLRWDDEVILFDPGEGTQRQMLMAGLAVTPIKRICITHFHGDHSLGLPGILQRISLDKVPHPVTVHYPAAGQEFFDRLRHATSYWDNAEIIPSPVSGASTVVETSAGRLTALPLLHSLPTYGYRLDEPGGRRMVPGLLAAHGIAGPLVGELQRAGRIGDVTLEQVSVERPGQSFAFIMDTGLCDNVHELAAGVDMLVIESTFLTEDAEMAAQVGHLTAAQAGAVARDAGVRALVLTHFSQRYQDASRFLDEARGTFDGDIVVGADLGRVPVPPRREATVA, from the coding sequence GTGCGTGAATTGGTTCTGCTCGGCACGGCGAGCCAGGTGCCGACCCGGCTGCGCAACCACAACGGCTACCTGCTGCGCTGGGACGACGAGGTGATCCTCTTCGACCCGGGTGAGGGCACCCAGCGCCAGATGCTGATGGCCGGGCTCGCGGTCACCCCGATCAAGCGGATCTGCATCACCCATTTCCACGGCGATCACAGCCTCGGTCTCCCCGGCATCCTGCAGCGGATCTCGCTCGACAAGGTGCCCCACCCGGTGACGGTGCACTACCCGGCGGCCGGCCAGGAGTTCTTCGACCGGCTGCGGCACGCCACGAGCTACTGGGACAACGCCGAGATCATCCCTTCGCCCGTGTCCGGCGCGAGCACGGTGGTGGAGACCTCGGCGGGGCGCCTCACGGCGCTGCCACTCCTGCATTCCCTGCCCACGTACGGGTATCGACTGGACGAACCGGGCGGGCGCCGGATGGTTCCGGGGCTGCTGGCCGCCCACGGAATTGCCGGGCCCCTGGTCGGCGAGTTGCAGCGGGCGGGCCGGATCGGCGATGTGACGCTGGAACAGGTCAGCGTCGAACGGCCCGGGCAGAGCTTCGCCTTCATCATGGACACCGGGCTGTGCGACAACGTGCACGAGCTGGCGGCCGGCGTCGACATGCTGGTCATCGAGTCGACCTTCCTGACCGAGGACGCCGAGATGGCTGCGCAGGTCGGGCATCTGACGGCGGCGCAGGCCGGAGCGGTGGCGCGCGACGCGGGCGTACGGGCGTTGGTTCTGACGCACTTCTCGCAGCGCTACCAGGACGCGTCGCGCTTCCTCGACGAGGCAAGGGGCACGTTCGACGGCGACATCGTGGTCGGGGCGGATCTCGGGCGCGTGCCGGTGCCGCCGCGGCGGGAGGCTACGGTCGCCTGA
- a CDS encoding GNAT family N-acetyltransferase, with protein sequence MTVSLRTATEFDLVAVGAVHQRSRVAAYAGILPEQTLARRTEEAFGEWWSERYRWEKDTHRMTVAVDDSDQVVGFSYVGPSETPDAVELYAIHVLPSVIGAGVGRLLMINALESLTALGRSRAVLWVLEENVRARAFYEAGGWRPDGATRNEPVNGEPVAQLRYTRELPGR encoded by the coding sequence ATGACGGTCTCCCTGCGTACGGCAACGGAATTTGATCTTGTCGCGGTGGGTGCGGTTCACCAGCGCTCGCGGGTCGCGGCCTACGCGGGCATTCTTCCGGAGCAGACGCTGGCCCGGCGCACCGAGGAAGCCTTCGGCGAGTGGTGGAGCGAACGGTACCGCTGGGAGAAGGACACGCATCGGATGACGGTCGCCGTCGACGACTCCGATCAGGTGGTCGGGTTCTCGTACGTGGGGCCGTCGGAGACGCCGGATGCCGTCGAGCTGTACGCGATCCACGTGCTGCCGTCGGTGATCGGCGCAGGGGTGGGGCGGCTGCTGATGATCAACGCGCTCGAGTCCCTCACGGCGCTCGGCAGGTCGCGGGCGGTGCTGTGGGTGCTCGAGGAGAACGTACGGGCTCGGGCCTTCTACGAGGCCGGCGGGTGGCGGCCCGACGGCGCGACGCGGAACGAGCCGGTGAACGGGGAACCGGTGGCTCAGCTTCGTTACACGCGGGAACTGCCTGGTCGTTGA
- a CDS encoding S1C family serine protease translates to MDTEHTGVDSGALDAYSRVVTGVATKLLPSVAALSVRTARGQGAGSAVTFTDDGFLLTNAHVVAGANGGTADFADGTETRFDVVGADPLSDLAVVRVHNPGAPAAPLGNADELKIGQLVVAVGNPMGLAGSVTAGVVSGLGRSLPARDGRRLRIIDSVIQTDAALNPGNSGGALADSTGTVVGINTAVAGYGLGLAVPINSTTRSIIGELVANGRVRRAWLGVAGVPAPLPPALAERLNQKLGLRVVEVVPGSPAGNAGIYLGDILITAGGQSTQSVQALQRLMLGPAIGADLPITLLRKNALVDVVTVPAELN, encoded by the coding sequence ATGGATACCGAACACACGGGTGTCGACTCAGGGGCACTCGATGCCTACAGCCGTGTGGTGACCGGCGTCGCCACCAAACTGCTCCCGTCGGTTGCGGCCCTCTCCGTGCGTACGGCGCGCGGCCAGGGCGCCGGATCGGCGGTCACCTTCACCGACGACGGTTTTCTGCTGACCAACGCACACGTGGTGGCCGGGGCGAACGGCGGAACAGCCGACTTCGCCGACGGCACCGAAACCCGCTTCGACGTGGTCGGGGCGGACCCGCTCTCCGACCTGGCCGTCGTACGGGTGCACAACCCGGGCGCGCCGGCCGCCCCACTGGGCAACGCCGACGAGCTGAAGATCGGCCAGCTGGTGGTGGCCGTGGGCAACCCGATGGGCCTCGCCGGTTCGGTCACGGCGGGCGTGGTGTCGGGGCTGGGCCGCTCGCTGCCGGCCCGCGACGGCCGCCGCTTACGCATCATCGACAGCGTCATCCAGACCGACGCCGCCCTCAACCCGGGCAACTCGGGCGGCGCTCTGGCCGACTCGACGGGCACCGTGGTCGGGATCAACACGGCGGTGGCCGGGTACGGCCTCGGCCTCGCCGTCCCGATCAACTCGACCACCCGCTCGATCATCGGCGAACTGGTCGCCAACGGGCGCGTCCGCCGGGCCTGGCTGGGTGTGGCCGGGGTACCCGCCCCGCTGCCGCCGGCCCTCGCCGAACGCCTCAACCAGAAGCTCGGCCTGCGCGTGGTCGAGGTCGTCCCCGGCAGCCCCGCCGGCAACGCGGGCATCTATCTGGGCGACATCCTGATCACGGCCGGGGGCCAGTCGACGCAGAGCGTGCAGGCGTTGCAGCGCCTCATGCTGGGCCCGGCGATCGGCGCCGACCTGCCGATCACGCTGCTGCGCAAGAACGCCCTCGTCGACGTCGTCACCGTTCCCGCCGAACTCAACTGA
- a CDS encoding TPM domain-containing protein encodes MTSKLRRLVVLPLVAAAAVVLMACPAAAQAPERLATQVTDQAGVLGDRGAVDAALSELQEKTGLQLFVVMVDSFDGQPAQEWTDETARLSDLGDRDALLAVAVGDRAYAYSFPDDSRLSDRELADVAENDIEPALSRNDWSGAVIAGAQGYADAASPGGFGWVWLIVVLVAVVALAWLWLRRKRRPAPSAAPDAPAGPSLEELTGQANALLIELDDDLRAGERELALATAQYGEEATAPFQAALQTSRQDVAEAFRLRMTLEEVPAPDEARRRETLARIIELCQGADARLDAESEAFDRLRDLEGRAAEAADEIDKRRAAIEASLPATEATAQKVLTAYSGGTVTSIATNVDQARERLSFAASALAEARAALSDAAGGPAAAGGGAAAAGGGAAAAGGGPAAGLADGVAGTMAGGADPAGRDGVGQTAGGAARGEAAAVGGAAQVPGGDRAEAALAVRAAEQAVDQAEQLVAAVGRAASDLPAARTAAEALIAEITGEIAAGRAALTAGGPAPAGLGAAVEGGEQALAEVSTALAASRPDPIEAVATLQAADAALDAALAEARDVAERLAHDRGLLARELPVARAEVAATNDFITTRRGAVDSGARATLSEALRHLAAAESLAATDPATALAEARQARRLAANAGQAARLDVQRWGEGSGWGGGSGWGGGSGWGGGPGHPGGFDAGAFAGAVLGGILSGGGRTHGGRSGGFSGGGFGGSGSRGRRTGGGGGGGGRRGGGGRF; translated from the coding sequence GTGACATCGAAGCTGCGTCGTCTCGTCGTCCTTCCGCTGGTGGCAGCGGCCGCCGTCGTGCTGATGGCGTGTCCTGCCGCCGCTCAGGCCCCCGAGCGGCTCGCCACCCAGGTGACCGATCAGGCCGGCGTGCTCGGCGATCGGGGCGCGGTCGACGCGGCGCTGAGCGAACTTCAAGAGAAGACGGGGCTGCAGCTGTTCGTTGTCATGGTCGACTCGTTCGACGGTCAGCCGGCCCAGGAGTGGACGGACGAGACGGCCCGCCTGAGCGACCTGGGCGATCGGGACGCGCTGCTGGCCGTGGCGGTCGGAGATCGGGCGTACGCGTATTCGTTCCCCGACGACTCCCGGCTCAGCGACCGCGAGCTTGCCGACGTCGCGGAGAACGACATCGAGCCCGCCCTCAGCCGCAACGACTGGTCGGGGGCGGTGATCGCCGGCGCCCAGGGTTATGCCGACGCGGCGAGCCCGGGCGGGTTCGGCTGGGTGTGGCTGATCGTCGTGCTGGTGGCGGTCGTGGCGCTGGCATGGCTCTGGCTGCGCCGGAAGCGCCGGCCCGCCCCCAGCGCGGCCCCCGACGCCCCGGCAGGTCCGAGTCTGGAAGAGCTGACCGGCCAGGCCAACGCGCTGCTGATCGAGCTCGACGATGACCTGCGGGCCGGGGAACGAGAGCTGGCGCTGGCCACCGCACAGTACGGCGAAGAGGCGACAGCGCCGTTCCAGGCGGCTCTGCAGACGTCCCGGCAGGACGTGGCGGAGGCGTTCCGGTTGCGGATGACCCTCGAGGAAGTGCCCGCGCCCGACGAGGCCCGCCGTCGCGAGACCCTGGCCAGGATCATCGAGCTGTGCCAGGGGGCCGACGCCCGGTTGGATGCCGAGTCCGAGGCCTTCGACCGGTTGCGCGACCTGGAGGGCCGGGCCGCCGAGGCCGCCGACGAGATCGACAAGCGCCGGGCGGCGATCGAGGCGTCGTTGCCGGCCACCGAGGCCACCGCGCAAAAGGTGCTGACCGCCTACTCCGGCGGCACGGTCACCTCCATCGCCACCAATGTGGACCAGGCCCGCGAACGGCTGTCCTTCGCGGCGTCAGCCCTGGCCGAGGCCCGCGCCGCCCTGTCCGACGCAGCCGGCGGCCCAGCAGCTGCGGGAGGCGGGGCAGCGGCGGCGGGAGGCGGGGCAGCGGCGGCGGGAGGCGGGCCAGCGGCTGGACTCGCCGACGGCGTCGCGGGAACAATGGCGGGTGGGGCGGATCCGGCCGGGCGTGACGGCGTGGGCCAGACAGCTGGCGGGGCAGCGCGGGGTGAGGCAGCGGCAGTCGGCGGAGCGGCGCAGGTGCCCGGTGGCGACAGGGCTGAGGCGGCGCTGGCAGTGCGGGCCGCCGAGCAGGCGGTCGACCAGGCGGAACAGCTGGTGGCCGCGGTGGGGCGAGCCGCTTCTGATCTGCCCGCTGCGCGGACCGCTGCCGAGGCACTGATCGCCGAGATCACCGGGGAGATCGCGGCGGGGCGGGCGGCCCTGACGGCCGGCGGTCCGGCGCCCGCGGGGCTCGGCGCGGCTGTCGAAGGCGGTGAGCAGGCGCTGGCCGAGGTGTCGACGGCGCTGGCCGCGTCCCGGCCGGATCCGATCGAGGCCGTGGCGACGTTGCAGGCGGCCGACGCGGCTCTGGACGCCGCGCTGGCCGAGGCGCGCGACGTGGCCGAGCGGCTGGCCCACGACCGCGGTCTGCTCGCTCGGGAACTGCCGGTGGCGCGGGCCGAGGTGGCGGCGACCAACGACTTCATCACCACTCGTCGCGGGGCGGTCGACTCCGGTGCGCGGGCGACGCTGTCCGAGGCACTGCGCCACCTGGCGGCTGCCGAGAGCCTGGCCGCCACCGACCCGGCGACCGCGCTGGCCGAGGCGCGCCAGGCCCGTCGACTTGCCGCGAACGCCGGTCAGGCGGCCCGCCTCGACGTGCAGCGCTGGGGCGAGGGCTCCGGATGGGGCGGCGGCTCCGGCTGGGGTGGGGGCTCCGGATGGGGCGGCGGCCCGGGGCACCCAGGCGGTTTCGACGCGGGCGCGTTCGCGGGTGCGGTGCTGGGCGGGATCCTGTCCGGGGGCGGGCGGACCCACGGCGGCCGCTCCGGTGGGTTCAGCGGCGGCGGTTTCGGGGGCAGTGGATCACGGGGACGCCGTACGGGCGGCGGCGGCGGGGGAGGCGGGCGACGGGGTGGAGGTGGCCGTTTTTGA
- a CDS encoding cystathionine beta-synthase, which produces MRYYDNVVDIIGDTPLVKLNRVTEGISATVLAKVEYFNPGGSVKDRIALRMVLDAERDGLLKPGGTIVEPTSGNTGVGLALVAQQRGYKCIFVCPDKVSEDKRNVLKAYGAEVVVCPTAVAPEDPRSYYNVSDRLAREVPGAWKPDQYSNPANPRSHYEETGPELWKQTDGRITHFVAGVGTGGTITGVGRYLKEQGPVRVVGADPEGSVYSGGTGRPYLVEGVGEDFWPTTYDRDICDEIIEVSDSDSFEMTRRLAREEGLLVGGSCGMAVVAALEVARRASADDVVVVLLPDGGRGYLSKIFNDDWMARYGFLHRADGTPTVADALEGKDGAMPPLVHVHPTETVRDAIDYMREYGVSQLPVLKAEPPVVTGEVAGSIAEKALLDALFTGQAHLHDTIERHMGDPLPMIGGGQPVSEAVTLLEKSDAAMVLIDGKPAGVLTRQDLLTHLS; this is translated from the coding sequence GTGCGCTACTACGACAACGTCGTCGACATCATCGGGGACACCCCCCTGGTCAAGCTGAACCGGGTCACCGAGGGCATCTCCGCCACCGTGCTGGCCAAGGTCGAATACTTCAACCCCGGCGGCTCGGTGAAGGACCGGATCGCCCTGCGGATGGTGCTCGACGCCGAACGTGACGGCCTGCTCAAGCCGGGCGGCACGATCGTCGAGCCCACCAGCGGCAACACCGGGGTCGGGCTGGCGCTGGTGGCCCAGCAACGCGGCTACAAGTGCATCTTCGTCTGCCCCGACAAGGTCAGCGAGGACAAGCGGAACGTGCTGAAGGCGTACGGGGCGGAAGTTGTGGTCTGCCCCACCGCGGTCGCCCCGGAGGACCCGCGTTCCTACTACAACGTCTCCGACCGCCTCGCCCGCGAGGTGCCGGGCGCGTGGAAGCCCGACCAGTACAGCAACCCCGCCAACCCGCGCTCCCACTACGAGGAGACCGGCCCCGAGCTGTGGAAACAGACCGACGGACGGATCACGCACTTCGTCGCGGGCGTCGGCACCGGCGGCACGATCACCGGCGTCGGGCGATACCTCAAAGAGCAAGGCCCCGTACGCGTCGTGGGCGCCGACCCGGAAGGCTCGGTCTACTCCGGCGGCACCGGACGGCCCTACCTGGTCGAAGGCGTGGGTGAGGACTTCTGGCCCACCACGTACGACCGGGACATCTGCGACGAGATCATCGAGGTCTCCGACTCGGACTCGTTCGAGATGACCCGCCGGCTCGCCCGCGAGGAAGGCCTGCTGGTCGGCGGCTCGTGCGGGATGGCCGTGGTGGCCGCGCTCGAAGTGGCCCGCCGCGCCTCGGCCGACGACGTCGTGGTGGTCCTGCTCCCCGACGGCGGCCGCGGCTACCTGTCCAAGATCTTCAACGACGACTGGATGGCCCGCTACGGCTTCCTGCACCGGGCCGACGGCACCCCCACGGTGGCCGACGCTCTCGAAGGCAAGGACGGCGCGATGCCGCCGCTGGTCCACGTCCACCCCACCGAGACGGTGCGCGACGCGATCGACTACATGCGCGAGTACGGGGTTTCGCAGCTGCCCGTGCTCAAGGCCGAGCCCCCGGTGGTGACCGGCGAGGTGGCGGGCTCGATCGCGGAGAAGGCGCTGCTGGACGCGCTGTTCACGGGGCAGGCGCACCTGCACGACACGATAGAGCGCCACATGGGCGACCCCCTCCCGATGATCGGCGGCGGCCAGCCGGTGAGCGAGGCAGTAACCCTCCTCGAAAAGTCCGACGCGGCGATGGTTCTGATCGACGGGAAGCCGGCCGGGGTGCTGACCCGGCAGGATCTGTTGACGCATCTCTCCTGA
- a CDS encoding YkvA family protein, translated as MAKTLKRTAAFTALAKALMAGARGGPSLSTRIAAIPRMMKATTRGQYDGGLRLAMMAAATAYVLSPIDVIPEAFLLVVGLADDAVMVAWLAGSVLAETERFLEWERAQDRIVVP; from the coding sequence ATGGCGAAGACGCTGAAACGAACGGCGGCGTTCACCGCGCTGGCCAAGGCGCTGATGGCGGGCGCCAGGGGAGGGCCGTCGTTGTCCACCCGCATCGCGGCGATCCCGCGGATGATGAAGGCGACAACCCGCGGCCAGTACGACGGTGGGCTGCGTCTGGCGATGATGGCGGCCGCCACGGCGTACGTGCTCTCGCCGATCGACGTCATCCCGGAGGCGTTTCTGCTGGTCGTCGGGCTGGCCGACGACGCCGTGATGGTGGCCTGGCTGGCCGGGTCGGTGCTCGCCGAAACGGAGCGCTTCCTGGAGTGGGAGCGGGCCCAGGATCGGATAGTCGTACCCTGA
- a CDS encoding SGNH/GDSL hydrolase family protein, with product MSTIQITADDWRRIKLAGQILGGVTGALATVTAVSVGLLLRQASHARRVIPMAEAPPPRGDGLYGGKFGGRPINMVILGDSTAAGYGVHRPRETPGALLATGVSRRLRRPVRLHRLAVVGSMSSGLPYQVDAALEYEPDVAVILIGGNDVTHISDRAAAVRHLGDAVRRLREAGCKVVVGTCPDVGAIQPIKRPLRWLARKWSRDLAAAQTVAVVEAGGRTVSIGGLLGPMFEADPVRMFASDRFHPSAEGYARAAAVVMPTLMAVLGEDDRTVLPAADGVRNLQEAAQEAVQAPGTEVSAAGRWAVLRRHPWFGEPRTWFGHRAAQTPAPGSPAVPTGRSASSAVGWTPEDQEQAT from the coding sequence GTGAGCACCATTCAGATCACCGCGGACGACTGGCGCCGGATCAAGCTGGCCGGGCAGATTCTCGGCGGCGTGACGGGTGCGCTGGCCACAGTGACCGCCGTGTCGGTGGGGCTGCTGCTGCGACAGGCCTCACACGCCCGGCGGGTCATTCCGATGGCCGAGGCGCCCCCGCCGCGCGGCGACGGCCTGTACGGCGGGAAGTTCGGCGGCCGGCCCATCAACATGGTCATTCTGGGTGATTCGACAGCGGCCGGGTACGGCGTGCACCGTCCCCGCGAGACACCGGGCGCGCTGCTGGCCACGGGCGTGTCGCGGCGGCTGCGGCGGCCCGTACGGCTGCACCGGCTCGCCGTTGTCGGGTCGATGTCGTCCGGCCTGCCCTATCAGGTGGACGCGGCGCTGGAGTACGAGCCGGACGTGGCCGTGATCCTGATCGGCGGCAACGACGTCACGCATATCTCCGACCGGGCCGCCGCCGTACGCCACCTCGGTGACGCCGTGCGACGCCTGCGCGAGGCGGGCTGCAAGGTGGTCGTGGGCACCTGCCCCGACGTCGGGGCGATCCAGCCCATCAAGCGGCCGCTGCGCTGGCTGGCCCGCAAGTGGAGCCGTGACCTGGCCGCCGCCCAGACGGTGGCCGTCGTCGAGGCGGGCGGGCGTACGGTGTCGATCGGCGGCCTGCTCGGCCCGATGTTCGAGGCCGACCCGGTACGCATGTTCGCCTCCGACCGTTTTCATCCGTCCGCCGAGGGTTACGCGCGGGCCGCGGCTGTGGTGATGCCGACCCTCATGGCGGTGCTCGGCGAGGACGATCGCACGGTTCTTCCGGCCGCTGACGGGGTACGCAATCTCCAGGAGGCCGCGCAGGAGGCGGTCCAGGCTCCGGGCACCGAGGTCAGCGCGGCGGGCCGGTGGGCGGTGCTGCGCCGGCACCCTTGGTTCGGCGAGCCGCGCACCTGGTTCGGCCACCGCGCGGCGCAGACCCCGGCGCCGGGGTCGCCCGCTGTTCCCACCGGCCGCTCGGCGTCGAGCGCCGTAGGGTGGACTCCAGAGGATCAAGAGCAGGCAACGTGA
- a CDS encoding SGNH/GDSL hydrolase family protein translates to MAGLNARIGKAAATGLLAGAVGGAALLIGEVLAAKARRYAKPTMGLALRTSMGPVAAPPLRLVLLGDSAAIGVGVEWLSETVGGHLARLLAEGSPGTGERHVLLSSVGVAGSRSSDLATQVARALLGDRPDVAVVLIGAHDAAGLRSPEEAAAQLGTAVRRLREAGVRVVVGTCPDLGALRAIAPPLRQIAAVLGRRMAKAQAKAVTAAGGAVVDLGEKTGAVFRADAGTLCYDGFHPSADGYRVWAHALYPAVAKAAMTPAG, encoded by the coding sequence ATGGCGGGGCTGAACGCACGGATCGGCAAGGCGGCCGCCACCGGTCTGCTCGCTGGGGCGGTCGGTGGGGCCGCGCTGCTGATCGGTGAGGTGCTGGCGGCCAAGGCGCGCCGCTACGCGAAGCCGACCATGGGCCTCGCCCTGCGCACGTCGATGGGGCCGGTGGCGGCGCCGCCGCTGCGCCTGGTGCTGCTGGGCGACTCGGCCGCGATCGGCGTGGGTGTCGAGTGGCTGAGCGAGACCGTGGGCGGGCACCTGGCCCGTCTGCTGGCAGAGGGCAGCCCCGGGACCGGCGAGCGGCACGTGCTGTTGTCCAGCGTCGGCGTGGCCGGTTCCCGCTCGTCCGACCTGGCCACCCAGGTGGCCCGGGCGCTGCTGGGCGACCGGCCCGACGTGGCCGTGGTGCTGATCGGGGCGCACGACGCGGCCGGCCTGCGCAGCCCCGAGGAGGCAGCGGCCCAGCTGGGCACGGCGGTGCGCCGGCTGCGGGAGGCGGGCGTCCGCGTGGTGGTCGGCACCTGCCCCGACCTGGGCGCACTGCGGGCCATCGCTCCGCCGCTGCGGCAGATCGCGGCCGTGCTGGGCCGCCGGATGGCGAAGGCGCAGGCCAAGGCCGTGACGGCCGCGGGCGGTGCGGTGGTCGACCTGGGTGAGAAGACCGGCGCCGTCTTCCGGGCCGACGCGGGCACCCTCTGCTACGACGGTTTCCACCCTTCGGCCGACGGCTACCGGGTGTGGGCCCACGCGTTGTATCCGGCGGTGGCCAAGGCGGCGATGACCCCGGCGGGCTGA
- a CDS encoding acetyl-CoA C-acetyltransferase, with product MPEAVIVATARSPIGRAAKGSLRDLRPDDLATTIIDAALTKVPQLDRTLIEDLYLGCGLPGGEQGFNMARVVATQLGLDGLPGATVTRYCSSSLQTTRMAFHAIKAGEGDIFLSAGVETVSRYARGSSDGLPSALQAQVGGGWENPKFAEAQARTAQYAEGGRTWHDPRDDGQIPDVYIQMGQTAENLAQIKGVTREDMDEFGVRSQNLAEKAIADGFWEREITPVTLPDGTVVSQDDGPRAGVTLEAVSQLKPVFRPDGRVTAGNCCPLNDGAAAVVIMSDTKARELGITPLARIVSTGVTALSPEIMGLGPVEASRQALRRAGMTIDDIDLVEINEAFAAQVIPSARDLGIPLEKLNVNGGAIAVGHPFGMTGARITGTLLNALDWHDKSIGLETMCVGGGQGMAMVLERLS from the coding sequence ATGCCGGAAGCTGTCATCGTCGCCACCGCCCGATCCCCCATCGGCCGTGCAGCCAAGGGATCCCTGCGGGACCTGCGTCCCGACGACCTCGCCACCACCATCATCGACGCCGCGCTCACCAAGGTGCCGCAGCTCGACCGCACCCTGATCGAGGATCTTTACCTCGGTTGCGGGCTGCCCGGCGGTGAGCAGGGTTTCAACATGGCCCGCGTGGTCGCCACCCAGCTCGGTCTGGACGGCCTGCCCGGCGCGACGGTCACCCGTTACTGCTCGTCCTCGCTGCAGACCACCCGCATGGCCTTCCACGCGATCAAGGCCGGCGAGGGCGACATCTTCCTCTCGGCCGGCGTCGAAACCGTTTCCCGGTACGCGCGGGGCAGCTCCGACGGTCTCCCCTCGGCGCTGCAGGCCCAGGTCGGCGGCGGCTGGGAGAACCCCAAGTTCGCCGAGGCCCAGGCCCGTACGGCGCAGTACGCCGAGGGCGGCCGCACCTGGCACGACCCGCGCGACGACGGTCAGATCCCGGACGTCTACATCCAGATGGGTCAGACCGCCGAGAACCTCGCCCAGATCAAGGGCGTGACCCGCGAGGACATGGACGAATTCGGCGTACGCAGCCAGAACCTCGCCGAGAAGGCCATCGCCGACGGCTTCTGGGAGCGCGAGATCACCCCGGTCACGCTGCCCGACGGCACTGTCGTCTCGCAGGACGACGGCCCCCGCGCCGGGGTCACGCTCGAGGCGGTTTCGCAGCTCAAGCCCGTTTTCCGCCCCGACGGCCGGGTCACCGCCGGCAACTGCTGCCCGCTCAACGACGGCGCCGCCGCTGTGGTGATCATGAGCGACACCAAGGCACGCGAGCTGGGCATCACCCCGCTGGCCCGGATCGTGTCGACCGGTGTGACCGCGCTCAGCCCCGAGATCATGGGCCTGGGCCCGGTCGAGGCGTCGCGGCAGGCGCTGCGGCGGGCCGGGATGACGATCGACGACATCGACCTGGTCGAGATCAACGAGGCGTTCGCGGCCCAGGTCATCCCGTCGGCTCGCGACCTGGGCATCCCGCTCGAGAAGCTGAACGTCAACGGCGGCGCGATCGCCGTGGGCCACCCGTTCGGCATGACCGGCGCCCGCATCACCGGCACCCTGCTCAACGCCCTGGACTGGCACGACAAGAGCATCGGCCTCGAGACGATGTGCGTCGGCGGCGGCCAGGGCATGGCGATGGTGCTGGAGCGGCTCAGCTGA
- a CDS encoding Bax inhibitor-1/YccA family protein: MKTSNPVLSRLGQAAERERTAGYGAYGPAGAAPGYGQPYPGATDYPAAPPAVQPMTVDDVVVKTVTLLGITGASAVVAWNVIPESMTGAAWIGAAVIGLVLGLVISFMRLANPALIVGYAVVEGVFVGMASKVFSVIAGYQGVVLQAVIATFGVFFLTAFLYKAKVIRATPKFQRGMIIVMGGLFAVILINLVLSLFGFSTGLRDNGPLGYLFSIVCIVVAALSFILSFNEVEEGVRMGLPQRYSWVAAFGILVSLIWLYLEVLRLLSFLQGDD; this comes from the coding sequence GTGAAGACTTCCAACCCGGTGCTCTCGCGCCTCGGCCAGGCGGCCGAGCGGGAGCGTACGGCCGGGTACGGGGCCTACGGCCCCGCCGGTGCCGCCCCGGGTTACGGTCAGCCGTATCCCGGCGCGACGGACTATCCCGCCGCCCCGCCCGCCGTTCAGCCCATGACAGTCGACGACGTCGTCGTCAAGACGGTCACACTGCTCGGCATCACGGGCGCCTCCGCGGTTGTCGCCTGGAATGTGATCCCGGAATCGATGACCGGTGCCGCCTGGATCGGCGCGGCGGTCATCGGCCTCGTGCTGGGCCTGGTCATCTCGTTCATGCGCCTGGCCAACCCCGCGCTCATCGTGGGTTACGCGGTCGTCGAGGGTGTCTTCGTCGGCATGGCGTCCAAGGTTTTCTCGGTGATCGCCGGCTATCAGGGCGTCGTGCTGCAGGCCGTCATCGCCACGTTCGGCGTCTTCTTCCTGACGGCCTTCCTCTACAAGGCCAAGGTCATCCGGGCGACGCCGAAGTTCCAGCGCGGCATGATCATCGTGATGGGTGGCCTGTTCGCGGTCATCCTGATCAACCTGGTGCTGTCGCTGTTCGGCTTCAGCACCGGCCTGCGCGACAACGGCCCGCTGGGCTACCTGTTCAGCATCGTCTGCATCGTGGTGGCCGCCCTCAGCTTCATCCTCAGCTTCAACGAGGTCGAAGAGGGCGTCCGCATGGGCCTGCCGCAGCGCTACTCCTGGGTGGCCGCGTTCGGCATCCTGGTCAGCCTGATCTGGCTGTACCTCGAGGTCCTGCGCCTGCTGAGTTTCCTGCAAGGCGACGACTGA